The genomic segment ACAACGTCGAGCGCGACGGCTTTCTGTGGTATGTCCGCTACCCGCTCGAAGACGGCAGCGGCCACATCACGATCGCCACGACGCGGCCCGAAACGATGCTGGGCGACTCCGCCATCGCCGTGCACCCCGACGACCCGCGGTACCGGGAGCTCATCGGCAAAAAAGCCGTGCTGCCGCTGCTGGGCCGGCCGATTCCGATCATCGCCGACGAGTACGTGAAGATGGAGTTCGGGGCCGGGGCACTCAAGATCACGCCGGCGCACGACAAAAACGACTTCGAGATCGGCCAGAAGCACGGTCTCGAATGCATCGGCGTCATCAACCCCGACGCCACCATCAATGCGCTCGGCGGACCCTATGCCGGCCTCGACCGATTCGCCGCGCGCGAACGCATCGTGGCCGACCTCGAGGCGCAGGGCCTGCTGGAGAAGACCGAGCCGCACCGGCTGACGGTCCCGATTTCGAGCCGCTCCAAGGCCGTCATCGAGCCGCTGATCTCGCGTCAGTGGTTCGTCCGGATGCAGCCGCTGGCCGAGCCGGCCATCGAGGCCGTGCGGAGCGGCAAGATCACGTTTTACCCCAAGCGGTGGGAGAACGAGTACTACCGCTGGCTCGAGAACATCCGCGACTGGTGCATCAGCCGGCAGCTCTGGTGGGGCCATCGCATCCCCGTCTGGTATCACCCCGACGCGCAGGGACAGATCGACGAGAGCCGGCCTTTCGTTGTGTCGGTCGAGCAGCCCGAGCCAGGCATGATTCAGGATGAGGACGTACTCGATACCTGGTTCTCGTCCTGGCTGTGGCCGTTCGCGACGCTGGGGTGGCCGAAAAAGACGGACGCCATCGAGCAGGATCTCGCCTACTTCTACCCGGGCCAGGTGCTGGTCTCGGGGTACGACATCCTCTTTTTCTGGATCGCCCGCATGATCATGGCCGGCCTCCATTTCATGGGGGATATCCCGTACCGCGACATCTTCATCACGGGGATGATCAAGGACAAGCAGGGCCGCTGGATGTCCAAGAGCCTCGGCAACGGCATCGATCCTCTCGAGATGATCGAGCAGTATGGCGCCGACGCCGTGCGGTTCTCGCTGACCGTGCTCTGTGCGCAGGGGCAGGATATCAAGCTCGACCCCACGAAGTTCGAGATGGGGCGCAACTTCGCGAACAAGATCTGGAACGCCTTCAACGTGTTCGGCCAGTTCATGGACGACGGCAAGGCGTACCGGCGCACGCGCCGGTTCGAAGACCTCGAACTTGTCGAGCGATGGATGGTGACGCGGCTCAATCAGACCATCGTCGAGGTCAACGAAGACATCGACCGGTACCGTCTGAACGACGCCCTGACCAAAATCTACACCCTCTTCTGGGGGGATTATTGCGACTGGTATCTGGAGCTGATCAAACCCCAGCAGGGGCAGCCGGTGGCCGACGAGACGATCGCGCTGGCGATCGAGCTGTACGAAAAGATGCTGCAGCTGCTTCACCCGTTCATGCCGTACATCACGGAGGACCTGTGGTGGCGTCTGCGTCCGCGCGCGCCCCGCGAGGCCTGCATCGCCTCGGCGTGGCCGGCGTCGGACGCCGGCGAGATCGACGCGTCCGCCATCGAGGCGCTCGGATTGATGCAGGCGCTGATCTCCGGCATCCGCAATGTGAAGAACGAATACGGCGTGTCGCCCGGCAAGGAGATCGACGCCATCCTGAACCTGCCGGCGAACGCGAATGGCCTGCTCGAGACCCTGACCGCCAACCGCCGGTATTTCGAGCGGCTGGCGAAGGTG from the Rhodothermales bacterium genome contains:
- a CDS encoding valine--tRNA ligase, whose translation is MAASKAAYDPQSIEKKWYAFWEENGFFSTERDPDKKPHVIVMPPPNVTGRLHMGHALQDTIQDALTRLRRMQGFEALWMPGKDHAGIATQNVVERTLKAQEGKNRHDLGREAFLEKCWEWVDEYGDIILQQKRRLGDSCDWNRERFTFDDAYVKAVQHVFVRLYDEGLIYRGEYMINWCPVDMTALSDEEVDNVERDGFLWYVRYPLEDGSGHITIATTRPETMLGDSAIAVHPDDPRYRELIGKKAVLPLLGRPIPIIADEYVKMEFGAGALKITPAHDKNDFEIGQKHGLECIGVINPDATINALGGPYAGLDRFAARERIVADLEAQGLLEKTEPHRLTVPISSRSKAVIEPLISRQWFVRMQPLAEPAIEAVRSGKITFYPKRWENEYYRWLENIRDWCISRQLWWGHRIPVWYHPDAQGQIDESRPFVVSVEQPEPGMIQDEDVLDTWFSSWLWPFATLGWPKKTDAIEQDLAYFYPGQVLVSGYDILFFWIARMIMAGLHFMGDIPYRDIFITGMIKDKQGRWMSKSLGNGIDPLEMIEQYGADAVRFSLTVLCAQGQDIKLDPTKFEMGRNFANKIWNAFNVFGQFMDDGKAYRRTRRFEDLELVERWMVTRLNQTIVEVNEDIDRYRLNDALTKIYTLFWGDYCDWYLELIKPQQGQPVADETIALAIELYEKMLQLLHPFMPYITEDLWWRLRPRAPREACIASAWPASDAGEIDASAIEALGLMQALISGIRNVKNEYGVSPGKEIDAILNLPANANGLLETLTANRRYFERLAKVRDLQVGVGQEKPKASASVVVGANEVFIPLAGMIDLSVERDRLGKEIAQKAGYLQSVLRKLENENFVSRAPADVVQAERDKARQTDEELTRLRANLADLG